One region of Tachysurus fulvidraco isolate hzauxx_2018 chromosome 9, HZAU_PFXX_2.0, whole genome shotgun sequence genomic DNA includes:
- the rnf215 gene encoding RING finger protein 215 isoform X1 has translation MMMMMMMMMMMMMMMMMIGTRCCVSVGSVVLVLFCARVTQCGLVHGEQIAFVRVTVQQEPGSSLLQGRVLQGQQQQQQQQQQTTEEEHELRGDLRLVKDEHESVRSTDHRGDDEGQRSKPWIGVVPVQMEESPVSNSNQESFASTVVNKMKRALVLGASALIILVLNQNTLREMDVSQLLSKPIIIIQNSDNVTKLFGALFRGLHATARITYKTFLQNNLRQGATLTLWSSCGRSRWGRYGEWQGVVCTGETNSPVQKYLQQLWNTVVLIALILSTGVLVQARWQNHDDQLTDQLQLHPKQELLDKLSLLKTRTFRQRKHTEPPDTDNCAVCLEQYTTNQCLRVLPCLHEFHRDCVDPWLLLQQTCPLCKRCVLTGNVC, from the exons atgatgatgatgatgatgatgatgatgatgatgatgatgatgatgatgatgatcggGACTCGGTGCTGTGTATCCGTGGGgtctgtggtgttggtgttgttttGTGCGCGCGTGACTCAGTGTGGTCTCGTGCACGGGGAGCAGATCGCGTTTGTGCGCGTGACAGTGCAGCAGGAACCCGGCAGCAGTTTGTTACAGGGGCGCGTGCTGCagggacaacaacaacaacaacaacaacaacaacaaacaacagagGAAGAGCACGAACTGCGGGGAGACCTACGATtg GTTAAAGATGAACATGAGAGTGTGAGGAGTACAGATCATAGAGGTGATGAtgaaggtcagaggtcaaagCCCTGGATAGGTGTGGTCCCTGTCCAAATGGAGGAGAGTCCTGTCTCAAACAGCAACCAGGAGTCATTCGCCTCAACTGTAGTCAACAAg ATGAAGAGGGCATTGGTTTTGGGGGCGTCGGCTCTCATCATCCTTGTGTTAAACCAGAACACACTGAGAGAG ATGGACGTGTCTCAGCTTCTCTCTAaacccatcatcatcatacagaaCTCTGACAACGTAACTAAACTGTTCGGGGCTCTGTTCAG GGGTCTTCATGCAACTGCAAGAATTACATACAAAACATTTCTACAGAATAACCTG agacagggtGCGACTCTCACTCTGTGGTCTAGTTGTGGTCGCTCCAGGTGGGGGCGCTATGGAGAGTGGCAGGGTGTCGTGTGCACCGGAGAGACCAACTCACCTGTACAG aaatatCTGCAGCAGTTGTGGAACACTGTGGTGTTAATCGCTCTGATCCTCTCCACTGGAGTACTGGTCCAGGCCCGGTGGCAGAACCACGATGACCAGCTCACTGACCAGCTCCAG cttcaCCCCAAACAGGAACTGCTGGATAAACTTTCTCTGTTAAAGACCCGGACATTTCGTCAGAGAAAACACACCGAGCCGCCAGACACAGACAACTGCGCTGTGTGTTTAGAGCAGTACACTACTaaccag tgtttgagGGTTCTGCCATGTCTACATGAGTTCCACAGAGATTGTGTTGATCCGTGGCTTCTCCTGCAGCAGACCTGTCCTCTCTGTAAACGCTGTGTACTCA CAGGAAATGTATGCTGA
- the rnf215 gene encoding RING finger protein 215 isoform X2, translated as MMMMMMMMMMMMMMMMMIGTRCCVSVGSVVLVLFCARVTQCGLVHGEQIAFVRVTVQQEPGSSLLQGRVLQGQQQQQQQQQQTTEEEHELRGDLRLVKDEHESVRSTDHRGDDEGQRSKPWIGVVPVQMEESPVSNSNQESFASTVVNKMKRALVLGASALIILVLNQNTLREMDVSQLLSKPIIIIQNSDNVTKLFGALFRGLHATARITYKTFLQNNLGATLTLWSSCGRSRWGRYGEWQGVVCTGETNSPVQKYLQQLWNTVVLIALILSTGVLVQARWQNHDDQLTDQLQLHPKQELLDKLSLLKTRTFRQRKHTEPPDTDNCAVCLEQYTTNQCLRVLPCLHEFHRDCVDPWLLLQQTCPLCKRCVLTGNVC; from the exons atgatgatgatgatgatgatgatgatgatgatgatgatgatgatgatgatgatcggGACTCGGTGCTGTGTATCCGTGGGgtctgtggtgttggtgttgttttGTGCGCGCGTGACTCAGTGTGGTCTCGTGCACGGGGAGCAGATCGCGTTTGTGCGCGTGACAGTGCAGCAGGAACCCGGCAGCAGTTTGTTACAGGGGCGCGTGCTGCagggacaacaacaacaacaacaacaacaacaacaaacaacagagGAAGAGCACGAACTGCGGGGAGACCTACGATtg GTTAAAGATGAACATGAGAGTGTGAGGAGTACAGATCATAGAGGTGATGAtgaaggtcagaggtcaaagCCCTGGATAGGTGTGGTCCCTGTCCAAATGGAGGAGAGTCCTGTCTCAAACAGCAACCAGGAGTCATTCGCCTCAACTGTAGTCAACAAg ATGAAGAGGGCATTGGTTTTGGGGGCGTCGGCTCTCATCATCCTTGTGTTAAACCAGAACACACTGAGAGAG ATGGACGTGTCTCAGCTTCTCTCTAaacccatcatcatcatacagaaCTCTGACAACGTAACTAAACTGTTCGGGGCTCTGTTCAG GGGTCTTCATGCAACTGCAAGAATTACATACAAAACATTTCTACAGAATAACCTG ggtGCGACTCTCACTCTGTGGTCTAGTTGTGGTCGCTCCAGGTGGGGGCGCTATGGAGAGTGGCAGGGTGTCGTGTGCACCGGAGAGACCAACTCACCTGTACAG aaatatCTGCAGCAGTTGTGGAACACTGTGGTGTTAATCGCTCTGATCCTCTCCACTGGAGTACTGGTCCAGGCCCGGTGGCAGAACCACGATGACCAGCTCACTGACCAGCTCCAG cttcaCCCCAAACAGGAACTGCTGGATAAACTTTCTCTGTTAAAGACCCGGACATTTCGTCAGAGAAAACACACCGAGCCGCCAGACACAGACAACTGCGCTGTGTGTTTAGAGCAGTACACTACTaaccag tgtttgagGGTTCTGCCATGTCTACATGAGTTCCACAGAGATTGTGTTGATCCGTGGCTTCTCCTGCAGCAGACCTGTCCTCTCTGTAAACGCTGTGTACTCA CAGGAAATGTATGCTGA
- the rnf215 gene encoding RING finger protein 215 isoform X4 encodes MMMMMMMMMMMMMMMMMIGTRCCVSVGSVVLVLFCARVTQCGLVHGEQIAFVRVTVQQEPGSSLLQGRVLQGQQQQQQQQQQTTEEEHELRGDLRLVKDEHESVRSTDHRGDDEGQRSKPWIGVVPVQMEESPVSNSNQESFASTVVNKMKRALVLGASALIILVLNQNTLRELLSKPIIIIQNSDNVTKLFGALFRGLHATARITYKTFLQNNLGATLTLWSSCGRSRWGRYGEWQGVVCTGETNSPVQKYLQQLWNTVVLIALILSTGVLVQARWQNHDDQLTDQLQLHPKQELLDKLSLLKTRTFRQRKHTEPPDTDNCAVCLEQYTTNQCLRVLPCLHEFHRDCVDPWLLLQQTCPLCKRCVLTGNVC; translated from the exons atgatgatgatgatgatgatgatgatgatgatgatgatgatgatgatgatgatcggGACTCGGTGCTGTGTATCCGTGGGgtctgtggtgttggtgttgttttGTGCGCGCGTGACTCAGTGTGGTCTCGTGCACGGGGAGCAGATCGCGTTTGTGCGCGTGACAGTGCAGCAGGAACCCGGCAGCAGTTTGTTACAGGGGCGCGTGCTGCagggacaacaacaacaacaacaacaacaacaacaaacaacagagGAAGAGCACGAACTGCGGGGAGACCTACGATtg GTTAAAGATGAACATGAGAGTGTGAGGAGTACAGATCATAGAGGTGATGAtgaaggtcagaggtcaaagCCCTGGATAGGTGTGGTCCCTGTCCAAATGGAGGAGAGTCCTGTCTCAAACAGCAACCAGGAGTCATTCGCCTCAACTGTAGTCAACAAg ATGAAGAGGGCATTGGTTTTGGGGGCGTCGGCTCTCATCATCCTTGTGTTAAACCAGAACACACTGAGAGAG CTTCTCTCTAaacccatcatcatcatacagaaCTCTGACAACGTAACTAAACTGTTCGGGGCTCTGTTCAG GGGTCTTCATGCAACTGCAAGAATTACATACAAAACATTTCTACAGAATAACCTG ggtGCGACTCTCACTCTGTGGTCTAGTTGTGGTCGCTCCAGGTGGGGGCGCTATGGAGAGTGGCAGGGTGTCGTGTGCACCGGAGAGACCAACTCACCTGTACAG aaatatCTGCAGCAGTTGTGGAACACTGTGGTGTTAATCGCTCTGATCCTCTCCACTGGAGTACTGGTCCAGGCCCGGTGGCAGAACCACGATGACCAGCTCACTGACCAGCTCCAG cttcaCCCCAAACAGGAACTGCTGGATAAACTTTCTCTGTTAAAGACCCGGACATTTCGTCAGAGAAAACACACCGAGCCGCCAGACACAGACAACTGCGCTGTGTGTTTAGAGCAGTACACTACTaaccag tgtttgagGGTTCTGCCATGTCTACATGAGTTCCACAGAGATTGTGTTGATCCGTGGCTTCTCCTGCAGCAGACCTGTCCTCTCTGTAAACGCTGTGTACTCA CAGGAAATGTATGCTGA
- the rnf215 gene encoding RING finger protein 215 isoform X3: MMMMMMMMMMMMMMMMMIGTRCCVSVGSVVLVLFCARVTQCGLVHGEQIAFVRVTVQQEPGSSLLQGRVLQGQQQQQQQQQQTTEEEHELRGDLRLVKDEHESVRSTDHRGDDEGQRSKPWIGVVPVQMEESPVSNSNQESFASTVVNKMKRALVLGASALIILVLNQNTLRELLSKPIIIIQNSDNVTKLFGALFRGLHATARITYKTFLQNNLRQGATLTLWSSCGRSRWGRYGEWQGVVCTGETNSPVQKYLQQLWNTVVLIALILSTGVLVQARWQNHDDQLTDQLQLHPKQELLDKLSLLKTRTFRQRKHTEPPDTDNCAVCLEQYTTNQCLRVLPCLHEFHRDCVDPWLLLQQTCPLCKRCVLTGNVC; the protein is encoded by the exons atgatgatgatgatgatgatgatgatgatgatgatgatgatgatgatgatgatcggGACTCGGTGCTGTGTATCCGTGGGgtctgtggtgttggtgttgttttGTGCGCGCGTGACTCAGTGTGGTCTCGTGCACGGGGAGCAGATCGCGTTTGTGCGCGTGACAGTGCAGCAGGAACCCGGCAGCAGTTTGTTACAGGGGCGCGTGCTGCagggacaacaacaacaacaacaacaacaacaacaaacaacagagGAAGAGCACGAACTGCGGGGAGACCTACGATtg GTTAAAGATGAACATGAGAGTGTGAGGAGTACAGATCATAGAGGTGATGAtgaaggtcagaggtcaaagCCCTGGATAGGTGTGGTCCCTGTCCAAATGGAGGAGAGTCCTGTCTCAAACAGCAACCAGGAGTCATTCGCCTCAACTGTAGTCAACAAg ATGAAGAGGGCATTGGTTTTGGGGGCGTCGGCTCTCATCATCCTTGTGTTAAACCAGAACACACTGAGAGAG CTTCTCTCTAaacccatcatcatcatacagaaCTCTGACAACGTAACTAAACTGTTCGGGGCTCTGTTCAG GGGTCTTCATGCAACTGCAAGAATTACATACAAAACATTTCTACAGAATAACCTG agacagggtGCGACTCTCACTCTGTGGTCTAGTTGTGGTCGCTCCAGGTGGGGGCGCTATGGAGAGTGGCAGGGTGTCGTGTGCACCGGAGAGACCAACTCACCTGTACAG aaatatCTGCAGCAGTTGTGGAACACTGTGGTGTTAATCGCTCTGATCCTCTCCACTGGAGTACTGGTCCAGGCCCGGTGGCAGAACCACGATGACCAGCTCACTGACCAGCTCCAG cttcaCCCCAAACAGGAACTGCTGGATAAACTTTCTCTGTTAAAGACCCGGACATTTCGTCAGAGAAAACACACCGAGCCGCCAGACACAGACAACTGCGCTGTGTGTTTAGAGCAGTACACTACTaaccag tgtttgagGGTTCTGCCATGTCTACATGAGTTCCACAGAGATTGTGTTGATCCGTGGCTTCTCCTGCAGCAGACCTGTCCTCTCTGTAAACGCTGTGTACTCA CAGGAAATGTATGCTGA